A segment of the Candidatus Dormiibacterota bacterium genome:
TTAACCTTCACCTCATCACCCTCTTTCAGCTCATCTTCCACCTTCTCCACGCGATGATCGGCAATTTGCGAAATATGCACCAAGCCGTCGCGACCGGGCATAATCTCCACAAAGGCACCGAACTCCATAATCTTTACCACCTTGCCTTCATAAACCTTGCCCACCTCGGGCCGGGCTGTCAGGCGCTCAACCCATTTAACGGCCTCTTGAGCTGCCGCGGCATCATTAGAGGCAATCATTACCAGGCCGCTGTCTTCGATATCGATCTCCACACCGGTTTCGGCAATGATTTTATTAATGGTTTCACCGCCCTTACCAATGACGTCACGAATAGTATCGGGATGAATCATCACCTTGGTAATGCGTGGTGCGTAGGGGGCAACTTCGGCCCGAGGCTCGTCAATCACTTTCAGCATTTCACTTAAGATATGCGCGCGGCCCTCTTTGGCCTGCTGCAAAGCTTTATCCATAATCTTGGCTGTGATGCCTTTGACCTTAATATCCATCTGCAGGGCCGTAATACCATCTTTGGTTCCTGCTACTTTAAAGTCCATATCGCCGGCAAAGTCTTCGGCGCCCTGGATGTCTGAGAGAATGGCATACTTGTCACCATCGGTCATTAGACCCATAGCGATACCAGAAACCGGTTTTTTAATCGGCACACCGGCATCCATTAAGCTCAGTGTGGCAGAACAGGTACTGGCCATAGAAGTGGAGCCGTTCGATGTAATAACCTCGGAAACGGTACGTATGGTGTAAGGAAACTCCTCGGCTAGCGGTATAACTGGCAAAAGTGCCCGCTCTGCCAGAGCGCCATGGCCAATTTCGCGGCGGCCGGGTGAGCGCATGGGGCGCACCTCGCCGGTGGTGTAGGGCGGAAAATTATAGTGGTGCATAAACCGTTTGGAGGTATCTTGCTCCATGGTGTCTATTAGCTGGGCGTAGCTGGTAGAGGCAAGAGTTGTAATGTTCAGCGCCTGGGTTGTACCGCGGGTGAAAAGGCCTGAGCCATGGGCCCGAGGAATAATCCCTACCTGCGAAGAAATCGGGCGGATCTGGGTTGTAGTGCGGCCGTCGGGGCGGGCGCCATCTTCCAGGATCGCACGCCGGATTTCGGTATCAATTACTTTCTCAAAGGCCGTTTCCAGATCATCAGAGTTAAACTGGCCATCCTGACCGCCGAACTCCTCTACCACCTCCCGGCGCAAGGTTTTAACGGCATCATGGCGCAAGTACTGGTTCTCATGGCGAATAGCCGGACCCAGCTTGTCTTTAAGATAACCCCAAAGAACCTTTTCGGCCTCTTTGTTGTGGCCATGCAGTTCGTACTCTTTCGGCTCAA
Coding sequences within it:
- the pnp gene encoding polyribonucleotide nucleotidyltransferase, whose translation is MSKNQEIIHPFGGKTQVFETEFCGRKLTIETGKMAFLADGAVTVRYGDTMVLGTAVVSTTVREGIDFFPLLIDYEERMYASGKISGSRFLKREGRASELATLTARLIDRPIRPLFPKGFRNDVQSIATVLSADLVHSPDMVAMIAISTALMLSGAPFEGPVAGVRVGLIDGKLKAYPTAAEVAESKLDLVVAGTRDAIMMVEAGASEVDEETMIQAIELAHKEMQPVIKLQEEIVAALKVEPKEYELHGHNKEAEKVLWGYLKDKLGPAIRHENQYLRHDAVKTLRREVVEEFGGQDGQFNSDDLETAFEKVIDTEIRRAILEDGARPDGRTTTQIRPISSQVGIIPRAHGSGLFTRGTTQALNITTLASTSYAQLIDTMEQDTSKRFMHHYNFPPYTTGEVRPMRSPGRREIGHGALAERALLPVIPLAEEFPYTIRTVSEVITSNGSTSMASTCSATLSLMDAGVPIKKPVSGIAMGLMTDGDKYAILSDIQGAEDFAGDMDFKVAGTKDGITALQMDIKVKGITAKIMDKALQQAKEGRAHILSEMLKVIDEPRAEVAPYAPRITKVMIHPDTIRDVIGKGGETINKIIAETGVEIDIEDSGLVMIASNDAAAAQEAVKWVERLTARPEVGKVYEGKVVKIMEFGAFVEIMPGRDGLVHISQIADHRVEKVEDELKEGDEVKVKLMDIDSQGRLVLSMKAVKEG